The segment GGCATTCAATCCATTCTGGCCTGCAGTGAAAAGCACTGCCTCACGGAAGAACGTCTGATCTTCGTGGACCAAGATCCTATGATCGCGGGAGGGCTCCATTAACAATTAATCCCCACTCTTTATTGATGCTGCCTTTTGCCGTCTGGCTTGGTATCCAAGGGATAAATGATTTGGTAGGACCGAGTTTTCGTTTCATTTTCAGAAGACGCTCATCATCGATAGCGAGTTGGGCAAGCAAATATCCGATACGCTTCACTGTTCCCTTGTTGCCGTACTTGAGCGTGTCGTCGATCAGGGTATCGACCATGATGACCGGGTCTTTCTTCAGTGCTTCCTCGATCCATCCGTAGGCCCGGGGAAGGGTGTTGTACCGGGACCAGTCATAAACGGCATCGACCAGTGCCCTGGTTTTGGTGACCATGACGGTGTCGATGCCATCAGACGTCTTCAAGCTCTTTGTCGAACCCAACCGCTTGACCTCTGTCTTAATGAAGACGAAATCGATTCCGCCGATCTGCCTTTCTCCAAAGATCCGATCATTGTAAACGTAAATCCGATTTGGTATCTGGTCGTCAAAGCCATGGAAGTTAAAGGCACTGGGGCCGCTGATCTGGTATCGACCTTTGAGAGCTTCCATGAGTTTTGAAAGTATGTAATAACCGCTGACCGTCCACCTACCGCCGGCGGGCATGCGGGAAGGGACCAGATAAATCCCCCTTTTCAATCGGATAATCAGGCCGGAAGTTGCCATCCGATTGAGGAGTTTCCATTCCTGTTCGGCATTAATATCTAAGGCGGAGGCAATTTCTCCCGAGAAGATGAATTCCTTTTTCCTGAGCTGGGCATAGGCGAGAAGCTGCATTTCAAATTTGCCCAGTTTGGTTTTTTCCCGTTTCACTATATTAGTCGTTCCTTCCTTGGAAGAGGAGTTACGCTGAAAGTAATGAAACATAAAAATTTTGTCAAATAGTTTTATGGCCGGTTGTTTAGGAAATCTGCTCCTCACCTTGGAGGCGAGATAACGGATAGCGAAACAATTTTCTGAAGCGTGAGGCTTTATACAAGAGGTCGTGTAAAGAGTTTTTCGGTGCGGGAGGGCCTAGACGGGGGGGGTTGATTGCATGAAACTGCGGGTGTCTTGTCTTGGACGGACGGAATTACAGAGGCAGGAGAGGGGACTAAGGCGAATCCCGGCAAGACCAATGATTTCCTCCTTCAGCCACAACTTATTTGCACGTCTCAGGTGTCCGGTCGAAATGAGGGCTACTCTTTGCTACCGCGAATCAGGAGGATTATGCAGCATGGCACGACGACCAGATCGATCAGAACGTGAAAGACACTGAATGGGTTCGGATGGAGAAAAATAAATCGATAGACACCAAGCACGCCGCCGATTGCGGGTAGAACTGCTCCAGCCCATAAAGCCGCACGAGACCTGCCGAAGAGAAAAAATCCGATGATAAAGTATACGACACCGAAGGCAGCAGCGCCTATGACCGATCCATGTGCACCGTATATGGGGATCTGGACGACGTGCGTAACACCGGAGGTCAGCATCAATGAAGCGGCGATTGAGCGTATCTTATTCATGACCCCCTCCCTCGACGCAGAGACCAATGCGTCTTTGCGAATCGTCCTCCTGCGGCTGGGTGTCGCTTCTGTCGTCTATTTTTTCGCCTTCGCAGCCTTCTTCGGCTTGGCTTTGGCCTTCACGACCGGCTTTGCCTTGGCCTTCACGACCTTCTTCGGCTTTGCCTTTCTAGCCGCCCTGGCCTTTTCGAGATTTCCAGCCAATCCTTTGTCCAGGGCCATCTGACGTCTTTTTTCAACGTAATCCTTCGCTGCCAGCGGCTGGCTTGAAGGAATGTTAAACTGCTTCCTATACTGGCCGGGCTTCATGTCGTGAGCTACCGCGAGATGTCGTTTCAGGGTGGTCAGGCCGGTCTTCCCACAAACCATG is part of the Syntrophorhabdaceae bacterium genome and harbors:
- a CDS encoding MucR family transcriptional regulator, translating into MAELIQLAAEIVMAHASATEMTSEDLQNEIKAVYATLKGLETGDVSSKPALTLRQAFKKDEVACMVCGKTGLTTLKRHLAVAHDMKPGQYRKQFNIPSSQPLAAKDYVEKRRQMALDKGLAGNLEKARAARKAKPKKVVKAKAKPVVKAKAKPKKAAKAKK